One segment of Paenibacillus rhizovicinus DNA contains the following:
- a CDS encoding glycoside hydrolase family 172 protein encodes MLQNNGLGLGLSSAPLVTKARTRSITAENPNGEKGQGGKEASNLGVGRKGRPAITLIAGEEVTLASIQGTGIIQHFWITVTDKTGNGHAGQFVLRDLVIRMYWDNEAEPSVEVPLGDFFCNGFGIRTNVNSLPISVVPTGGMNCYIPMPFRTSAKITIVNQHAADIGGFFYAFNYSLVDELPENTAYFHAQWRREAVTELGKDYTILDNVKGEGHYIGTYLAWAALERNWWGEGEIKFYMDGDEEWPTICGTGVEDYVGGAWCFNNMKINEPESYSTPYLGYQFYKETTKIDAWYGHNVPMHGMYRWHMLDPIRFEKDLRVTIQQIGHNSVELFERSDDVSSVAYWYQMEPHAPFPALLPPSKRWPR; translated from the coding sequence ATGCTGCAAAATAACGGACTAGGTTTAGGGTTGTCTTCCGCGCCGCTCGTAACGAAAGCGCGGACAAGGTCGATTACGGCAGAGAATCCGAACGGTGAAAAAGGACAGGGCGGCAAAGAAGCGAGCAATCTCGGGGTCGGCAGAAAAGGCCGTCCGGCGATTACATTGATCGCGGGTGAAGAGGTTACGCTCGCTTCGATTCAAGGGACGGGGATCATCCAGCATTTCTGGATTACCGTCACCGATAAAACAGGCAATGGGCATGCGGGACAATTCGTGCTTCGCGACTTGGTCATTCGCATGTATTGGGACAACGAAGCCGAGCCGTCGGTAGAAGTCCCGCTGGGTGATTTCTTCTGCAACGGCTTCGGCATTCGCACCAACGTAAATTCGCTTCCGATTTCCGTCGTGCCTACGGGCGGCATGAATTGCTATATTCCGATGCCGTTCCGGACATCCGCGAAAATCACGATCGTGAATCAGCATGCTGCCGACATTGGCGGATTCTTCTATGCGTTCAATTATTCCTTGGTGGACGAGCTGCCTGAGAATACGGCGTACTTCCATGCTCAATGGCGCCGGGAAGCAGTCACCGAGCTCGGCAAAGACTATACCATCCTCGACAACGTGAAAGGCGAAGGGCATTATATCGGAACGTACCTGGCATGGGCGGCATTGGAGCGTAATTGGTGGGGCGAAGGCGAGATCAAGTTCTACATGGATGGAGACGAGGAATGGCCGACCATCTGCGGTACGGGCGTAGAGGATTACGTGGGCGGCGCATGGTGCTTCAACAACATGAAGATCAATGAACCGGAATCGTATTCCACGCCGTACTTGGGCTATCAGTTCTACAAGGAAACGACCAAAATCGATGCATGGTATGGACACAATGTACCAATGCACGGGATGTACCGCTGGCATATGCTCGACCCGATCCGATTCGAAAAGGATCTGCGCGTCACGATTCAACAAATCGGCCATAATTCCGTGGAATTGTTCGAACGCTCCGACGATGTTTCTTCGGTAGCCTATTGGTATCAAATGGAGCCGCATGCTCCGTTCCCTGCATTGCTTCCGCCTAGCAAGAGATGGCCTCGATAA
- the rpsD gene encoding 30S ribosomal protein S4: MSRYTGPKFKLSRRLGISLSGTGKELKRAFPPGQHGPGQRKKMSGYGIQLQEKQKLRHMYGVNEKQFRNLFDKASKLKGIAGENFMALLESRLDNLVYRLGFANSRAGARQLVSHGHVTVNGKKVDIASYTVSTGDVIGLRERSRALKSIKEALGGRNFLPNYLEFNDAAVEGKYVRLPERAELPQEIDEKQIVEFYSR, translated from the coding sequence ATGTCAAGATATACAGGCCCTAAGTTTAAACTATCCCGCCGCCTCGGCATTTCCCTTAGCGGTACAGGCAAAGAATTGAAACGCGCTTTCCCTCCAGGTCAACACGGCCCGGGCCAACGCAAGAAAATGAGCGGCTACGGCATTCAATTGCAAGAAAAACAAAAACTGCGCCACATGTACGGCGTGAACGAAAAACAATTCCGTAACCTGTTCGACAAAGCATCGAAACTTAAAGGTATTGCCGGTGAAAACTTCATGGCCCTTCTTGAGAGCCGTCTGGACAACCTGGTTTACCGTCTTGGCTTTGCTAACTCCCGTGCCGGTGCGCGTCAACTCGTATCCCACGGTCACGTTACAGTAAACGGCAAGAAAGTCGACATCGCTTCGTACACGGTTTCCACTGGCGACGTAATCGGCCTGCGTGAGCGCAGCCGTGCACTGAAATCCATCAAAGAAGCTTTGGGCGGACGCAACTTCCTTCCAAACTACCTGGAATTCAACGACGCTGCTGTTGAAGGCAAATACGTTCGTCTTCCAGAACGTGCTGAGCTTCCGCAAGAGATCGACGAGAAACAAATCGTCGAGTTCTACAGCCGTTAA
- a CDS encoding sensor domain-containing diguanylate cyclase — translation MMSSKDMTMSNSAARWEIDILEAQQPDVWLPKGDFLANHEYIVRGLLKEAWNRWHSQAMTISSPLLHHHMQLLDAEGGLLIESAIGDDLPNTGTEAILAPLNSRRSTGCIARLKLASADKTESFLLPLLEAAALTMQEMYDHAYDLLIVRQMMNQQQIIDKEARGRDYLFQAAKRLHDQNDVYSVLHVLLDDVEVMYPGAKVNLYLSQDFVYSDSRVKPLLLRHTNDDLNANAFLTGKPVTADEDGGGIKLAIPLRGNQAVYGVLSLSLQQRWDEFEHRSMVMLVDTAGSAFENAKLYEQSNLLISELQLINELTKRLNQSLRLNEVFDFALTELMTIFKADYCHLLQISNDGSNFQIMASNVPMTDTESYSTSTGFGGIVIRTKEPLIISDYWSTRVVDSKLMDASGARSLIAAPVMAGSAVVGVIMVSHQSPNFFSYENYKLLQVLSTHIGLAVSNASLHAEVRRMVITDNLTGLHARHYLNEQIHLRQRKDRCGSLVLVDIDHFKRVNDTFGHLIGDQILVAVSDVIRNCIRDTDIAARWGGEELAVYLPQIRTGQAYRIAERIRSTVEGQTDPTVTVSCGISEWSFDEEKISVESLFYRADMALYEAKKNGRNRICVG, via the coding sequence ATGATGAGTTCCAAAGACATGACAATGTCGAATTCCGCTGCACGTTGGGAAATCGATATCCTGGAGGCGCAGCAGCCTGACGTTTGGTTACCGAAAGGCGATTTCCTTGCCAATCACGAGTATATCGTACGAGGATTATTAAAGGAAGCTTGGAATCGATGGCATTCGCAAGCCATGACCATATCTTCGCCATTGCTGCATCATCACATGCAACTATTGGACGCTGAAGGCGGCCTTCTGATCGAGTCGGCAATCGGCGATGATCTCCCGAATACGGGGACGGAAGCCATTCTAGCGCCATTGAACAGCAGAAGAAGCACAGGCTGTATTGCACGGTTGAAGTTAGCGTCGGCGGACAAGACGGAATCCTTCCTGCTTCCCTTGTTGGAAGCCGCGGCTTTGACGATGCAGGAGATGTACGACCATGCATATGATTTGCTTATAGTCAGACAGATGATGAACCAGCAGCAAATCATAGATAAAGAGGCGCGCGGCCGGGATTATTTGTTTCAAGCTGCGAAGCGTCTCCATGACCAGAACGACGTTTATTCGGTCCTTCACGTATTGCTCGATGACGTGGAAGTCATGTATCCCGGCGCCAAGGTCAATTTATACTTGTCGCAGGATTTCGTCTACTCGGACAGCAGGGTCAAACCATTGTTGCTGCGTCATACGAACGATGATTTGAACGCCAATGCGTTCTTGACGGGCAAGCCTGTTACGGCTGACGAGGACGGGGGAGGAATTAAGCTTGCCATCCCGCTGCGGGGCAATCAGGCCGTCTATGGCGTGCTGAGCTTAAGCTTGCAGCAGCGATGGGACGAGTTCGAACATCGATCCATGGTGATGTTGGTCGATACGGCTGGATCCGCATTCGAGAATGCCAAATTGTATGAGCAGTCCAACTTGCTGATCAGTGAATTGCAGCTCATTAACGAATTGACGAAGCGTCTGAATCAATCGCTGCGGCTCAATGAAGTGTTCGATTTTGCGTTGACCGAGCTGATGACTATTTTCAAAGCGGATTACTGCCATTTGTTGCAAATCAGCAATGACGGCAGCAACTTTCAAATCATGGCGAGCAACGTGCCGATGACGGATACCGAGTCTTATTCGACTTCAACCGGATTTGGCGGTATCGTGATAAGGACCAAGGAACCGTTAATCATATCCGATTATTGGTCCACTCGGGTTGTGGATTCTAAATTAATGGATGCATCGGGAGCGAGATCGCTGATTGCGGCCCCGGTTATGGCGGGATCCGCCGTCGTTGGCGTCATTATGGTTTCCCATCAGAGCCCGAATTTTTTCTCCTACGAGAACTACAAGCTGCTTCAAGTATTGTCGACGCATATCGGACTTGCGGTTTCCAATGCCTCGCTTCATGCCGAGGTGAGGCGGATGGTCATTACAGATAATTTAACCGGCTTGCATGCGCGGCATTACCTGAACGAACAGATTCATCTTCGTCAGCGAAAGGATCGCTGCGGCTCGCTCGTGCTGGTGGATATCGACCATTTCAAGCGCGTCAACGATACGTTCGGCCATCTGATCGGCGATCAAATTCTTGTCGCGGTTAGCGACGTCATCCGCAATTGCATACGCGATACGGATATCGCCGCACGCTGGGGCGGCGAAGAGCTGGCCGTTTATTTGCCGCAAATCCGGACCGGACAAGCGTACCGCATAGCCGAGCGAATTCGCAGCACGGTGGAAGGGCAAACGGACCCTACAGTGACGGTATCCTGCGGAATATCGGAATGGTCTTTCGACGAAGAGAAGATCAGCGTGGAATCGTTGTTTTACAGAGCGGACATGGCGTTGTACGAAGCGAAGAAGAACGGCCGGAACCGCATTTGCGTCGGCTGA
- a CDS encoding aminopeptidase has protein sequence MRDPRMQKLAENLVGYSINVQPGENILIDMIGSERDLAKCLVEEVAKRGGRPFVETSDRSVLRSMLMNATEEQIKLWASFDLKRMEAMQGYIAVRSGENINSLADVPSDKMKLYDKYYRHPIHSEQRVKHTKWVVLRYPNHSMAQLANMSTEAFEDFYFDVCNLDYAKMDKAMDPLEAMMKKTDRVRIVAPGTDLTFSIKGIGASKCAGEKNIPDGEVYSCPIRDSVQGTITYNAPSVYSGVTFENISFTFKDGKIIEATSNNTEKLNEILDMDEGARYIGEFSLGFNPYILHPMKDILFDEKIAGSLHFTPGQAYEDTDNGNRSAVHWDLVLIQRPEYGGGEVYFDDVLIRKDGLFVIPELEGLNPENLT, from the coding sequence ATGCGTGATCCTAGAATGCAAAAGCTTGCGGAAAACCTGGTCGGGTATTCCATCAACGTTCAACCCGGAGAAAATATTCTAATCGATATGATTGGCTCGGAACGCGATCTTGCGAAATGCTTGGTCGAAGAGGTCGCCAAGCGCGGTGGCCGTCCGTTCGTGGAGACGAGCGACAGATCCGTGCTTCGTTCGATGCTGATGAACGCGACGGAAGAGCAGATAAAACTGTGGGCGTCCTTCGACCTGAAGCGGATGGAGGCCATGCAGGGCTACATAGCCGTTCGTTCGGGCGAGAACATCAACTCGCTGGCTGACGTACCAAGCGACAAAATGAAGTTGTACGATAAATATTACCGGCATCCGATTCACTCGGAGCAGCGCGTGAAGCATACGAAGTGGGTCGTGCTGCGTTATCCGAACCACTCCATGGCTCAGCTTGCCAATATGAGCACGGAAGCGTTCGAGGATTTCTACTTCGACGTGTGCAACCTGGATTATGCGAAAATGGACAAAGCGATGGACCCGCTGGAAGCAATGATGAAGAAGACGGACCGCGTACGTATCGTAGCGCCGGGTACGGATTTGACATTCTCCATCAAGGGAATCGGAGCGAGCAAGTGCGCTGGCGAGAAAAACATCCCGGACGGCGAAGTGTACAGCTGCCCGATTCGCGATTCCGTGCAGGGCACCATCACGTACAACGCGCCTTCGGTGTATTCGGGCGTGACGTTCGAGAACATTTCGTTTACGTTTAAAGACGGCAAGATCATCGAAGCGACGAGCAACAATACGGAGAAGCTGAACGAAATTCTCGACATGGACGAAGGCGCCCGTTACATCGGCGAATTCAGCCTCGGCTTCAACCCGTACATCCTCCATCCGATGAAGGATATTCTCTTCGACGAGAAGATCGCGGGCAGTCTCCATTTCACGCCGGGTCAAGCTTATGAGGATACAGACAACGGCAACCGTTCCGCGGTACACTGGGATTTGGTGCTTATTCAACGACCGGAATACGGCGGCGGCGAAGTCTACTTCGACGATGTCCTGATCCGCAAAGACGGCTTGTTCGTTATCCCGGAATTGGAAGGTTTGAATCCAGAAAATTTAACGTAA
- a CDS encoding HPr family phosphocarrier protein has protein sequence MSNNAAIVDISQTANKFRSSIVLQAENKYIDVKSILGLFTTLVGGHSYELHVHGPDAAEAQAAMAEVFAKHNLNVQVIE, from the coding sequence ATGTCCAATAATGCGGCAATCGTTGATATTTCTCAAACGGCCAATAAATTCCGGTCGTCCATCGTACTTCAAGCCGAGAATAAATACATCGACGTTAAAAGTATCCTTGGCCTCTTCACGACATTGGTCGGCGGACACTCCTACGAGCTTCACGTCCACGGTCCCGATGCAGCAGAAGCCCAAGCGGCAATGGCAGAAGTATTCGCCAAGCACAATTTGAATGTTCAAGTAATTGAATAG
- a CDS encoding YlaN family protein, translating to MSSSDVLIHLHQKALNLLHEDANKIEKLIEVQMENLTTRQCPLYEEVLDTQIYGFSREIDFAIRAGLVSEVVGKEIISKLERNLAQLYEALEK from the coding sequence ATGTCTTCATCCGATGTTCTTATTCACTTGCATCAAAAAGCGCTCAATCTCCTTCACGAGGATGCCAATAAAATCGAGAAACTAATCGAAGTTCAAATGGAAAACTTGACGACGAGACAATGTCCGCTCTATGAAGAAGTGCTGGATACTCAAATATATGGCTTTTCCAGAGAAATCGATTTTGCGATTCGTGCGGGGCTAGTATCCGAGGTTGTTGGCAAGGAAATCATCAGTAAGCTGGAACGGAATTTGGCTCAGCTATACGAAGCGTTGGAGAAGTAG